In Pseudomonas fluorescens NCIMB 11764, a single window of DNA contains:
- a CDS encoding FAD-dependent oxidoreductase, with amino-acid sequence MTAAHYPHLLAPLDLGFTTLRNRTLMGSMHTGLEEKPGGFERMAAYFAERARGGVGLMVTGGIGPNDEGGVYSGAAKLTTEEEALKHQIVTRAVHEAGGKICMQILHAGRYAYSPKQVAPSAIQAPINPFKPKELDEEGIEKQINDFVTCSALAQKAEYDGVEIMGSEGYFINQFLAAHTNHRTDRWGGSYENRMRLPVEIVRRVREAVGPNFIIIFRLSMLDLVEGGSTWEEIVTLAKAIEQAGATLINTGIGWHEARIPTIATKVPRGAFSKVTAKLRGSVSIPLITTNRINTPEVAEQILAEGDADMVSMARPFLADPDFVNKAAAGRADEINTCIGCNQACLDHTFGGKLTTCLVNPRACHETELNYLPVQQIKKVAVVGAGPAGLSAATVAAERGHQVTLFDSASEIGGQFNIAKRVPGKEEFFETLRYFNRKLQTTNVEVCLNTRVDVAKLVEGGYDEIILATGIAPRTPAIPGVENAKVLNYLDVILQRKPVGKRVAVIGAGGIGFDVSEFLVHQGVATSLDREAFWKEWGIDTHLEARGGVAGVKAEVHAPAREVFLLQRKKSKVGDGLGKTTGWIHRTGLKNKQVQMLNSVEYLKIDDEGLHIRIGETGEPQVLAVDNIVICAGQDPLRELHDGLVAAGQNVHLIGGADVAAELDAKRAINQGSRLAAQL; translated from the coding sequence ATGACCGCCGCTCATTACCCGCACCTGTTGGCCCCGCTTGACCTGGGTTTTACCACGCTGCGCAACCGTACCCTGATGGGCTCGATGCACACTGGTCTGGAGGAGAAACCCGGCGGTTTCGAGCGTATGGCTGCCTACTTCGCCGAACGTGCCCGTGGCGGCGTTGGCCTGATGGTCACGGGGGGTATCGGCCCGAACGACGAAGGCGGTGTGTACTCTGGCGCGGCCAAGCTGACCACTGAAGAAGAAGCGCTCAAACACCAGATCGTGACCCGAGCGGTGCACGAGGCGGGCGGCAAGATCTGCATGCAGATTCTTCACGCCGGTCGTTATGCCTACAGCCCGAAACAGGTTGCGCCGAGCGCCATCCAGGCGCCGATCAACCCGTTCAAGCCCAAGGAGCTGGACGAGGAGGGCATCGAGAAGCAGATCAACGATTTCGTCACCTGCTCGGCCCTGGCGCAAAAAGCCGAGTACGACGGCGTCGAGATCATGGGCTCCGAAGGTTATTTCATTAACCAGTTCCTCGCGGCCCACACCAACCACCGCACCGACCGTTGGGGCGGCAGCTACGAAAACCGTATGCGCCTGCCGGTGGAAATCGTCCGTCGCGTGCGCGAAGCCGTTGGCCCGAATTTCATCATTATCTTCCGTCTGTCGATGCTCGACCTAGTGGAGGGCGGCAGCACCTGGGAAGAAATCGTGACGCTGGCCAAGGCCATCGAGCAGGCCGGCGCGACCCTCATCAACACCGGTATCGGCTGGCACGAAGCGCGGATTCCGACCATCGCCACCAAAGTGCCGCGTGGGGCGTTCAGCAAGGTCACCGCCAAATTGCGTGGCTCGGTGAGCATTCCGCTGATCACCACCAACCGTATCAACACCCCGGAAGTGGCCGAGCAGATATTGGCGGAAGGCGATGCCGACATGGTGTCGATGGCGCGGCCATTCCTGGCCGACCCGGACTTCGTCAACAAGGCCGCCGCGGGCCGTGCCGATGAAATCAACACCTGCATCGGTTGCAACCAGGCGTGCCTCGATCACACGTTCGGCGGCAAGTTGACCACGTGCCTGGTCAACCCGCGGGCCTGTCATGAGACCGAACTCAATTACCTGCCGGTGCAGCAGATCAAGAAGGTCGCGGTGGTCGGTGCCGGCCCTGCGGGTCTGTCGGCTGCAACCGTGGCTGCCGAACGTGGCCATCAGGTGACGCTGTTCGATTCGGCCAGCGAAATCGGCGGCCAGTTCAACATCGCCAAGCGCGTGCCGGGCAAGGAAGAGTTCTTTGAAACCCTGCGCTACTTCAACCGCAAGTTGCAGACCACCAACGTCGAGGTCTGCCTGAACACCCGCGTTGACGTGGCGAAACTGGTGGAAGGCGGTTACGACGAGATCATTCTGGCGACCGGTATTGCTCCAAGAACGCCGGCGATTCCGGGTGTCGAGAACGCCAAGGTGCTGAACTACCTCGATGTGATTCTGCAACGCAAACCGGTGGGTAAACGTGTCGCGGTCATCGGCGCGGGCGGTATCGGTTTTGATGTGTCGGAATTCCTGGTGCATCAAGGCGTGGCCACCAGCCTCGACCGCGAAGCGTTCTGGAAAGAGTGGGGCATCGACACGCATCTGGAAGCCCGTGGTGGTGTGGCCGGCGTCAAGGCCGAAGTGCATGCGCCGGCCCGTGAAGTGTTCCTGCTGCAACGCAAGAAATCCAAGGTCGGCGACGGCCTGGGCAAGACCACCGGCTGGATTCACCGCACGGGTCTGAAGAACAAGCAGGTGCAGATGCTCAACAGCGTCGAATACTTGAAGATCGATGACGAAGGCTTGCACATTCGCATTGGTGAAACCGGCGAGCCGCAAGTGCTGGCGGTGGACAACATCGTGATTTGCGCCGGGCAGGATCCGTTGCGTGAGTTGCACGACGGGTTGGTCGCGGCCGGGCAGAACGTGCATTTGATTGGCGGCGCGGACGTGGCGGCAGAGCTGGACGCGAAGCGGGCGATCAATCAGGGCTCGCGGTTGGCTGCGCAGTTGTAA
- a CDS encoding AraC family transcriptional regulator: MKPLPMRLGDLSVGFVHSLADAVRSHGIDPQPLLDQYGLDPARLGEACARLSIPRYMRLGHGAIQLTDNPALGLRMGQLSRLSQAGLAGVTAAQAPTVREAARCLIRFEALYGSNYRGQSSFHEDAQGAWLRFYSISPYNAYNRFVVDSIIAGWLQQLSSVSPVPLSAERIEIEFDEPDYHDAYAVLGDCPIQFSAEQNQLRLSLDSLAQRNPLHCPSTWRHLLQLCERELEQLTRTRSLRERITQLLGPLLNGGREPDLEEVAARLKLPTWTLRRKLAEEGTQFRAILNDTRRDLAMTYIRDTELAFGEIAYLLGFASAEAFQRAFKRWSGQTPGEFRRSHRQSA, translated from the coding sequence ATGAAACCGTTGCCGATGCGTCTGGGCGATTTGTCGGTCGGCTTTGTTCATAGCCTGGCCGACGCGGTGCGCAGTCACGGCATCGATCCTCAGCCCCTGCTCGACCAGTATGGCCTCGACCCCGCGCGGCTTGGCGAAGCCTGCGCCCGGCTGTCGATCCCGCGTTACATGCGCCTGGGCCACGGCGCGATTCAACTGACCGACAACCCGGCGCTGGGTTTGCGCATGGGCCAGCTCAGCCGTCTGAGCCAGGCCGGCCTGGCCGGAGTCACCGCCGCGCAGGCGCCGACAGTACGGGAAGCGGCACGTTGCCTGATTCGCTTCGAAGCCTTGTACGGCTCCAACTATCGCGGTCAATCGAGCTTCCACGAAGACGCCCAAGGCGCCTGGCTGCGGTTCTATTCCATCAGTCCTTACAACGCCTACAACCGCTTCGTGGTGGATTCGATCATCGCCGGATGGTTGCAGCAATTGTCCAGCGTCAGCCCTGTTCCCTTGAGCGCCGAACGCATCGAAATCGAATTCGACGAACCGGATTACCACGACGCTTATGCGGTGCTGGGCGATTGCCCAATCCAGTTCAGCGCCGAACAGAACCAGCTGCGCCTGAGCCTGGACAGCCTCGCCCAGCGCAACCCGCTGCACTGCCCGAGTACGTGGCGGCACCTGTTGCAACTGTGTGAACGGGAACTGGAACAACTGACACGCACCCGCAGCCTGCGTGAACGCATCACTCAGTTACTGGGGCCGTTGCTCAATGGTGGCCGGGAACCCGACCTGGAAGAAGTGGCGGCACGCCTGAAGCTGCCTACCTGGACCTTGCGCCGCAAACTCGCCGAGGAAGGCACGCAGTTTCGTGCAATTCTCAACGACACCCGTCGCGACCTGGCCATGACCTACATTCGTGACACCGAACTGGCGTTCGGTGAAATCGCCTACCTGCTGGGCTTTGCCTCAGCGGAAGCGTTTCAACGCGCTTTCAAACGCTGGAGCGGCCAGACTCCCGGCGAATTTCGCCGCAGTCACCGCCAATCCGCCTGA
- a CDS encoding carbon-nitrogen hydrolase family protein → MRKLLYLTFSMALIAALTTYAMWAADRPVGHYLSDLRIDLAIDQGTPADRGNLLGIQPELFPTDYQSAERLHRKLAAYLQKAQEQGLLNEKTIVVLPEHVGTWLMVSGEKDELYQATTIKEAMNWLAVSNPLQFVRALISAKGDNRLDDAHLRMKAKGMAKEYQALFGGLAKEFHVTLVAGSIVLPEPSIIDGTLKIGRGALYNSSVVFGRDGLPIGQPQRQMHPIFAEHDVIEANGEHTLSVVDTPAGRLGVLIGSDSWYPGNYRKLDDQGAQLVAVPAFVSGRGTWDKPWRGYKGLSTPGSVSLKAGELSEGQAWHRLTLTAQPPSSQAIAGVSVFLRGQFWDQGSAGQSFLSSNGQHFVGGNVRGARLLNLWL, encoded by the coding sequence ATGCGCAAACTTCTGTACCTGACTTTCTCCATGGCATTGATTGCCGCCCTGACAACCTACGCCATGTGGGCCGCGGACCGTCCGGTGGGTCATTACCTGTCGGACCTGCGAATCGATCTCGCCATCGATCAAGGCACCCCTGCCGATCGCGGCAACCTGCTGGGCATCCAGCCGGAACTCTTCCCCACCGACTATCAAAGCGCCGAACGCCTGCACCGCAAACTCGCGGCCTATCTGCAGAAAGCCCAGGAACAGGGCTTGTTGAATGAAAAAACCATCGTCGTGCTGCCTGAACATGTCGGCACCTGGTTGATGGTCAGTGGCGAAAAAGACGAGCTGTACCAGGCCACCACCATCAAGGAAGCCATGAACTGGCTGGCGGTGAGCAATCCCTTGCAGTTCGTCCGCGCCCTGATCAGCGCCAAGGGCGACAACCGCCTGGACGATGCGCACCTGCGCATGAAAGCCAAAGGCATGGCCAAGGAGTACCAGGCGCTGTTCGGTGGTCTGGCGAAAGAATTTCACGTGACACTGGTGGCGGGCTCCATCGTGCTGCCTGAGCCGAGCATCATCGACGGCACCCTGAAAATCGGTCGCGGCGCGCTGTACAACAGCAGCGTGGTGTTCGGTCGCGATGGTCTGCCGATTGGCCAGCCACAGCGCCAGATGCACCCGATTTTCGCCGAGCATGATGTAATCGAAGCAAATGGCGAACACACGCTCAGCGTCGTCGACACCCCGGCCGGCCGTCTGGGCGTGCTGATCGGTAGCGACAGTTGGTACCCGGGCAACTACCGCAAACTCGACGATCAGGGTGCGCAGTTGGTCGCGGTACCGGCGTTCGTCAGTGGTCGCGGGACCTGGGACAAGCCATGGCGCGGTTACAAAGGTTTGTCGACGCCCGGCTCCGTCAGTCTCAAGGCTGGCGAGCTCAGCGAAGGCCAGGCCTGGCATCGCCTGACACTGACCGCTCAACCGCCCAGCAGCCAGGCCATTGCCGGCGTGAGTGTGTTCCTGCGCGGGCAATTCTGGGATCAGGGCAGCGCCGGGCAGAGCTTTCTCAGCAGCAACGGCCAGCATTTCGTCGGTGGAAATGTCCGTGGCGCGCGCTTGCTGAATCTTTGGTTGTAA